In Danaus plexippus chromosome 17, MEX_DaPlex, whole genome shotgun sequence, one DNA window encodes the following:
- the LOC116771404 gene encoding uncharacterized protein LOC116771404: MFPLIFTTCLAVASAMPSYIAVPADQIAFVDLSTLRARRVPRQTLEPPLPEALYTDNYQPIPLQNYQQGTVALAPPPLPVKVQAQEQAASNEGISQYAERPPDFGEYVDFGAHTGDNGAFGWYADYPINNQGHGFGK; the protein is encoded by the exons TTTCCCTTAATCTTCACAACATGTTTGGCTGTTGCAAGCGCAATGCCCTCGTACATAGCGGTGCCTGCGGATCAGATAGCTTTCGTCGACCTTAGTACGCTACGGGCGAGGCGGGTCCCGAGGCAGACCCTTGAACCGCCATTGCCGGAAGCATTGTATACAGATAACTATCAGCCAATACCGCTGCAGAACTACCAGCAAGGAA cTGTAGCCCTGGCACCGCCTCCTCTACCAGTGAAGGTACAGGCTCAAGAACAAGCTGCTAGCAATGAGGGAATATCTCAGTATGCTGAAAGGCCTCCAGATTTCGGAGAATACGTGGATTTTGGGGCTCATACAGGGGATAACGGAGCGTTTGGGTGGTACGCTGACTACCCCATCAATAATCAAGGACATGGATTCGGAAAATAG